In Streptococcus parasuis, the following proteins share a genomic window:
- a CDS encoding tRNA (mnm(5)s(2)U34)-methyltransferase, which translates to MLRPLHMAHAFLDEILTDQDLAVDGTMGNGHDTLFLAQRAGKIVAFDIQEQALNTTAEKLEKAGLTNAQLVLTGHENLDQFVDECKAAIFNLGYLPSADKSVITLPETTLQAIKKVLDRLVVGGRLAIMIYYGHEGGAVEKDAVLDFVSQLDQTVFTAMLYKPLNQVNTPPFLVMIERINNN; encoded by the coding sequence ATGCTTAGACCGTTACATATGGCACATGCCTTTTTAGATGAGATTTTAACAGACCAAGACCTAGCTGTCGATGGGACTATGGGAAATGGACATGACACTTTATTTTTAGCTCAGCGAGCAGGAAAGATCGTGGCATTTGATATTCAGGAACAGGCCTTGAACACAACGGCTGAAAAACTAGAAAAAGCTGGCTTGACTAATGCCCAATTAGTTTTGACAGGACACGAAAACCTAGATCAGTTTGTGGATGAATGTAAGGCAGCTATTTTTAATCTTGGCTACCTACCTTCAGCGGATAAGTCAGTCATTACCTTGCCTGAAACCACCCTTCAAGCCATCAAAAAAGTCCTAGATCGACTGGTTGTTGGTGGTCGTCTTGCTATCATGATTTATTATGGCCACGAGGGCGGAGCAGTAGAAAAGGATGCGGTATTAGACTTTGTCAGCCAGCTGGACCAGACCGTCTTTACTGCCATGCTTTACAAACCGCTGAACCAAGTCAACACTCCACCGTTTTTGGTGATGATAGAACGGATCAACAACAATTAA
- a CDS encoding ISL3 family transposase, with protein sequence MEQLNLITNFLRIKDKNITITDEYDMGTHLELHGYLDYMAPKCPKCKGQMAKYDYQKASKIPYLETAGYPLLIRLKKRRFKCKECGKMAVAETPLVKKNHQISVAVNQKIAQLLIENQAMTHIAHRLAISTSSVMRKLNEFKFETDWNTLPEVMSWDEYAFKKGKMSFIAQDFNSLNVIAILDGRTQATIRNHFLRYPRKVRNQVKVITMDMFSPYYQLAKQLFPNAKIVLDRFHIVQHLSRAMNRVRIQIMNQFDRTSQEYRVLKRYWKLIQQDSRKLSDKRFYRPMFRMHLTNKEILEKLLSFSKELRQHYELYQLLLFHFQEKNSDHFFDLIEQEVATVNLIFQTVFKTFLKDKDKVLNAMELPYSNAKLEATNNLIKVIKRNAFGFRNFENFKKRILIALNIKKERTKFVLSRC encoded by the coding sequence ATGGAACAACTAAATCTTATCACAAATTTTCTCAGAATTAAAGACAAAAATATCACTATCACTGATGAATATGATATGGGAACTCACTTAGAACTCCACGGTTACTTGGATTACATGGCTCCTAAATGCCCAAAATGCAAGGGACAAATGGCTAAGTACGACTACCAGAAAGCATCAAAAATTCCCTACCTAGAAACCGCTGGTTATCCACTCCTTATCCGCCTTAAAAAGCGTCGTTTCAAGTGTAAAGAATGTGGGAAAATGGCGGTCGCTGAAACTCCTCTTGTTAAGAAAAACCATCAAATATCTGTCGCTGTTAACCAGAAAATTGCCCAATTACTCATCGAAAATCAAGCAATGACACATATCGCACACAGGCTAGCTATCTCAACATCATCAGTTATGAGAAAGCTCAATGAGTTCAAGTTTGAAACGGATTGGAATACCCTACCTGAGGTGATGAGTTGGGACGAGTATGCCTTCAAGAAGGGGAAAATGAGCTTCATCGCTCAAGATTTCAACTCCCTAAATGTCATCGCCATTCTCGACGGAAGAACTCAAGCAACCATCCGAAACCACTTTCTACGCTATCCTAGAAAGGTTAGAAATCAGGTCAAAGTGATTACCATGGATATGTTTAGTCCCTATTATCAACTTGCTAAACAGCTTTTTCCGAATGCAAAAATCGTACTAGACCGCTTTCATATTGTTCAACACCTTAGCCGGGCTATGAACCGTGTCCGTATTCAAATTATGAATCAATTCGACAGAACATCGCAGGAATACCGAGTCTTGAAACGCTACTGGAAATTGATACAACAAGATAGCCGTAAACTCAGCGATAAACGATTTTATCGCCCTATGTTTCGAATGCATTTGACTAACAAGGAAATCCTAGAAAAACTCCTGTCTTTCTCCAAGGAACTACGACAGCACTATGAACTCTATCAATTGCTCTTATTCCATTTCCAAGAGAAGAACTCAGACCATTTCTTTGACCTCATCGAACAGGAAGTAGCCACTGTTAATCTTATTTTTCAGACGGTATTTAAGACATTTCTAAAGGATAAAGACAAGGTTTTAAACGCCATGGAATTGCCTTATTCCAACGCCAAACTGGAAGCTACCAATAATCTCATCAAAGTCATTAAAAGAAATGCCTTTGGTTTCAGGAACTTTGAAAATTTTAAAAAACGGATTTTGATTGCTTTGAACATAAAGAAAGAGAGAACGAAGTTCGTCCTCTCTAGGTGTTAG
- a CDS encoding cation diffusion facilitator family transporter encodes MSSSKNTFIAFLLNLCFSIIECIFGALFHSSAILADAVHDFGDALAIGSSALMQTFANKPADSTYPLGYKRWNILAALLTSSILIIGSSLILVENIPNLFHPQPVNQDGMLVLGVIAIIINFAASRIVKNGHSHNESILSLHFLEDILGWLAVILVSIILQFTDWYFLDPLLSIIISLFILSQALPKAWNTLKIFLEQTPSGIKSDELALELMSIPNVESIVQLKVWTMDGYDHCATLTVKLTNHALAGKTKERIRNSLITYGILQTTIETV; translated from the coding sequence ATGTCGTCTAGTAAAAATACTTTCATTGCTTTTTTGCTGAATCTTTGTTTTTCTATCATTGAATGTATCTTTGGAGCACTCTTTCACTCCAGCGCCATTTTAGCAGATGCTGTCCATGATTTTGGGGATGCCCTAGCCATTGGCAGCTCCGCATTGATGCAGACCTTCGCAAATAAACCAGCTGATAGCACCTATCCCCTTGGTTACAAGAGATGGAATATTTTGGCAGCACTCTTGACCTCAAGCATTCTGATTATCGGTTCTAGCCTAATTCTTGTGGAAAATATTCCCAATCTTTTCCATCCCCAACCTGTCAACCAAGATGGGATGCTAGTACTTGGAGTGATCGCTATCATCATCAATTTCGCCGCTTCCCGTATTGTAAAAAATGGCCATAGCCACAATGAATCCATTCTTAGTTTGCACTTTCTAGAGGATATTTTAGGATGGCTGGCGGTCATTCTTGTCTCCATTATTCTCCAATTCACTGATTGGTACTTCCTTGATCCCCTACTTTCAATCATTATTTCTTTATTTATCCTTAGTCAGGCCCTTCCTAAGGCATGGAATACTCTGAAAATCTTTCTTGAACAAACTCCATCTGGAATAAAGAGTGATGAACTGGCTCTGGAGTTGATGTCTATACCAAATGTGGAATCCATCGTTCAACTTAAAGTATGGACTATGGATGGATATGACCATTGTGCTACACTGACTGTCAAACTTACTAACCATGCTTTAGCAGGCAAGACCAAAGAAAGAATACGGAATTCTCTTATCACCTATGGAATTCTCCAAACGACCATTGAAACGGTGTAA
- a CDS encoding prepilin peptidase, translating to MKICILFFLGASIGSFLGLVIDRFPEQSIIRPSSHCSSCKKRLKVWDLIPILSQLSTASRCRYCKVNIPYWYAGLEFLTGLAVLLCHFQLLSLTETILILAGLVLTIYDIKHQEYPFAVWLVFTFIALILSQLNWLFCCFLALAFLTEKWQFNIGSGDFLYLASLSLICGLTEILWIIQISSLLGLLVFTIYKPRSIPYIPFLFLASIFAILCI from the coding sequence ATGAAGATCTGTATCCTATTTTTCCTCGGAGCTTCAATTGGCTCCTTTTTGGGACTGGTCATTGACCGGTTCCCTGAACAATCCATTATCCGACCATCTAGTCATTGTAGTTCTTGTAAGAAGCGACTCAAGGTTTGGGACCTGATTCCCATTCTTTCTCAGCTTTCAACCGCATCCAGATGTCGTTATTGTAAGGTAAATATTCCCTATTGGTATGCTGGACTAGAATTCTTAACTGGACTAGCTGTCCTGCTCTGCCATTTTCAACTCCTAAGCCTAACTGAAACCATCCTCATCCTTGCAGGGCTGGTTTTGACCATTTACGACATCAAGCATCAGGAATATCCTTTTGCCGTCTGGCTCGTTTTTACTTTTATAGCTCTGATACTATCCCAGCTAAACTGGCTCTTTTGTTGCTTTTTAGCCTTGGCTTTTCTGACAGAGAAATGGCAGTTCAATATCGGTTCGGGTGATTTTCTATATTTGGCTAGTCTGTCCCTAATTTGTGGCTTGACTGAAATCCTATGGATTATTCAAATCAGCTCACTTTTAGGCTTACTCGTCTTTACAATATACAAGCCAAGATCCATCCCTTACATACCATTCCTTTTTCTTGCGAGTATTTTCGCCATTCTGTGCATCTAA
- a CDS encoding cation:proton antiporter, translating to MSNTIYRLNPKVPLPFIQILLGVGAGLLFGVGNLTLDASLFLALVIAPLNFREGQQSNVDDLMENWKVIAFLIFPLVFLTALGIGSLAGYLLPVEVPLSASFALGAALAPTDAVAFLVLSNRFAFPKRLETILTLEGLLNDASGLVAFEFAVLALTTGNFSLINASGQFVWALVGGMLAGLFLAFGHRGLVSLLEKLDAADIPGVLLLELSLPLVAYFVATSIGGSGIIAVVIAGLFQSKQLKKMTLFDARVNRVNQIVCDTLNFSLNGLVFLVFGYEFTRIIQPALRNPLISNGHLLGIVILLTISLFLLRFIGLLCLNAYRKAKSSKSVYSVHELGILTFSGMKGSVSIATILLLPEFDSLIYSLILFTVGMVTLLSFLVGLFVLPRFAKQKSESPILEGSVRISILQVVVNELELDIEDATNPNGIYIVIGQYYRRIEHLHRQLMTVDIRKEVASLRLKLVEIEQKGLETAFAKEHLSLSSYRLYQNYLRTLEQDINRDLIPTFKYLWLISRRVINKWYHEWISIGTSLRKRNQDATVQKNEYDPALSELFLANTAEIIQFLEKNQLRCSAEYIQQLKEFCLYQAQLIHAGIKVEDVIGRMKPESLDDLLRGYYLERKVVAEYEKYGHLSQMAAKQMRRNINQLESYALTEFDSF from the coding sequence ATTTCCAATACCATTTATCGATTAAATCCCAAAGTTCCACTTCCATTTATTCAAATTTTATTGGGAGTTGGAGCAGGTCTACTATTTGGAGTCGGGAATCTCACCCTAGATGCTTCATTGTTCCTTGCTTTAGTTATTGCTCCTTTAAACTTTAGAGAGGGTCAGCAAAGTAATGTCGATGACTTGATGGAAAATTGGAAAGTTATTGCCTTCCTAATTTTTCCCTTGGTCTTTTTAACAGCCTTGGGAATCGGATCTTTGGCTGGCTACTTATTACCAGTAGAGGTTCCTCTCTCTGCAAGTTTTGCCCTTGGGGCTGCACTTGCGCCGACAGATGCTGTAGCCTTTTTAGTGTTATCAAATCGCTTTGCTTTTCCAAAACGATTAGAAACCATTTTGACCCTAGAGGGCTTGCTGAATGATGCGAGTGGACTTGTTGCGTTTGAGTTTGCTGTGCTTGCTTTGACTACAGGGAATTTTTCACTCATTAACGCAAGTGGTCAATTTGTTTGGGCACTTGTCGGTGGAATGCTCGCAGGACTTTTTCTTGCTTTTGGTCATCGTGGTTTGGTTTCATTACTTGAAAAACTGGATGCGGCAGATATTCCTGGAGTCCTGTTGCTCGAACTCTCATTACCATTAGTGGCTTATTTTGTGGCTACCTCTATTGGTGGTTCTGGAATTATTGCAGTGGTCATTGCAGGTCTGTTTCAATCGAAGCAGTTGAAAAAAATGACTTTGTTTGATGCGCGTGTGAATCGTGTGAACCAAATTGTTTGTGATACTCTAAATTTCTCATTGAATGGGTTGGTTTTTCTTGTTTTTGGGTATGAATTTACTCGAATCATTCAGCCTGCTTTGAGGAATCCATTGATTAGTAATGGTCACTTGTTAGGGATAGTTATTCTCTTAACCATTAGTCTGTTTCTGCTACGCTTTATTGGCTTACTCTGCTTGAATGCTTATCGAAAAGCAAAATCTTCTAAGAGTGTTTATAGTGTGCATGAGCTGGGGATTCTAACATTTTCAGGGATGAAAGGGTCGGTCTCGATTGCTACGATTTTGTTGTTACCAGAATTTGATAGCTTAATTTACAGTCTGATTCTATTTACTGTCGGAATGGTGACCCTGTTGAGTTTTTTGGTGGGATTATTCGTTTTGCCAAGGTTTGCAAAACAGAAGTCCGAGTCTCCGATTTTAGAAGGTTCTGTCCGAATCTCTATTCTGCAAGTGGTGGTAAACGAATTGGAACTAGATATTGAGGATGCCACAAACCCAAATGGTATTTACATTGTTATTGGTCAATATTATAGGCGGATAGAACATCTTCATCGCCAGTTGATGACTGTAGACATACGCAAAGAGGTGGCCAGTTTAAGGTTGAAACTGGTAGAAATTGAACAGAAGGGGTTAGAGACTGCATTTGCGAAAGAACACCTTAGTTTGTCTTCCTACCGTCTCTATCAAAACTATTTAAGAACATTGGAACAGGATATTAATCGCGACCTGATTCCAACCTTCAAATACTTATGGCTAATCAGTCGAAGGGTCATCAATAAGTGGTATCATGAATGGATTAGTATCGGAACTAGTTTACGGAAAAGGAATCAGGATGCAACTGTTCAAAAGAATGAGTACGATCCAGCATTGTCTGAATTATTCTTGGCCAATACCGCAGAGATTATTCAATTTTTAGAGAAAAATCAGTTGAGGTGCTCTGCAGAATACATTCAGCAGCTAAAAGAATTCTGCTTATACCAAGCTCAATTGATTCATGCAGGAATCAAGGTGGAAGATGTTATCGGACGGATGAAACCCGAAAGTTTAGATGATCTGTTACGAGGGTATTATTTAGAAAGAAAAGTGGTTGCAGAATATGAAAAGTATGGTCATTTATCACAAATGGCAGCCAAGCAAATGCGGCGCAATATTAACCAACTAGAAAGTTATGCGCTGACAGAGTTTGATTCTTTTTAA
- a CDS encoding TetR/AcrR family transcriptional regulator, giving the protein MDRRIAKTRKAIFQAFLSLLNEKGYDDMRVQDVIDKADIGRSTFYAHYASKEALLEELCHDLFHHLFTGREDSDVTVLLAHIFKHFRTNQDRVASLLLSRNTYFLKELETELKHDIYPKVMEDYMQDKQSLPEDLLLHFVVTTFVETVSWWLQQRKKVDEVTLTTYYLKLLA; this is encoded by the coding sequence ATGGATAGACGAATTGCAAAAACACGTAAGGCGATTTTTCAGGCCTTTTTGAGCCTATTAAATGAAAAAGGGTACGATGACATGCGCGTGCAGGATGTCATTGATAAGGCAGATATCGGCCGTTCTACTTTTTACGCCCATTATGCCAGTAAGGAAGCTCTTTTGGAAGAACTCTGTCATGACTTGTTTCATCATTTGTTTACAGGTCGTGAAGATAGTGATGTAACAGTTTTGCTGGCGCATATTTTCAAACATTTTCGGACAAATCAAGACCGAGTAGCTAGCCTCTTGTTATCACGCAACACATATTTTTTAAAGGAGTTAGAGACAGAGCTCAAACACGATATTTATCCAAAAGTGATGGAAGATTACATGCAGGATAAGCAGAGTCTTCCAGAGGACTTATTGCTGCATTTTGTTGTCACTACTTTTGTGGAAACCGTCAGCTGGTGGCTACAACAACGTAAAAAGGTAGATGAAGTGACCTTGACAACTTACTATTTGAAATTATTAGCCTAA